One genomic window of Elaeis guineensis isolate ETL-2024a chromosome 2, EG11, whole genome shotgun sequence includes the following:
- the LOC105033896 gene encoding protein G1-like1: MSSGATEGRLSRYESQKRRDWNTFGQYLKNHRPPLALSRCSGAHVLEFLRYLDQFGKTKVHTPGCLFFGHPCPPGPCPCPLRQAWGSLDALVGRLRAAFEENGGHPATNPFGARAVRLYLREVRDSQAKARGITYEKKKRKPPPPLPPPPPPAVSPATSMLHPDLNSMSLGNVDCQSYQYGHVIMPAGQAGEEVVMAIVDPCHGAFLPLSVFN, translated from the coding sequence ATGAGTTCGGGCGCCACCGAAGGGCGGCTGAGCCGCTACGAGTCGCAGAAGCGGCGAGATTGGAACACCTTCGGTCAGTACCTCAAGAACCACCGCCCTCCGCTGGCGCTGTCCCGGTGCAGCGGCGCGCACGTGCTGGAGTTCCTGCGGTACCTGGACCAGTTCGGCAAGACCAAGGTCCACACCCCCGGCTGCCTCTTCTTCGGCCACCCCTGCCCCCCGGGACCCTGCCCGTGCCCCCTCCGTCAGGCCTGGGGCAGCCTCGACGCCCTCGTCGGCCGCCTTCGCGCCGCCTtcgaggagaatggcggccaccCGGCCACCAACCCTTTCGGCGCCCGCGCGGTGAGGCTCTACCTCAGGGAAGTGAGAGACTCGCAGGCCAAGGCCAGGGGGATCACGTATGAGAAGAAGAAGCGGAAGCCGCCGCCGCCGCTGCCACCGCCGCCGCCACCAGCAGTGTCGCCGGCAACTTCCATGCTTCATCCTGATCTGAATTCGATGAGTTTGGGCAATGTGGATTGCCAGAGTTACCAGTACGGCCATGTGATCATGCCGGCCGGTCAGGCCGGCGAGGAGGTTGTTATGGCCATCGTCGATCCTTGCCATGGTGCTTTCTTACCGCTGTCGGTGTTTAATTAG